In a single window of the Bacillus mycoides genome:
- the ilvE gene encoding branched-chain-amino-acid transaminase, with amino-acid sequence MNEQWIFLNGEFVPKDEAKVSVYDHGYLYGDGVFEGIRVYSGNVFRLREHLVRLYESAKSIMLEIPYTLEEATKIVVETIRQNKLSNGYIRLVVSRGPGNLGLDPDSCTKPNVVVIAEQLSLFPQEYYEKGIPIITVATRRNRPDVLSPQVKSLNYLNNILVRIEAKLAGVQEALMLNDQGYVAEGSGDNVFIVKGNKLITPPSSAGALEGITRNAILEIGEKLGYDVREELFTRHDVYVADEVFLTGTAAEVIAVTTVDGRTIGLGRTGPHTNRLLEEFRKLVVEDGEKIYEENKVG; translated from the coding sequence GTGAACGAGCAGTGGATTTTCTTAAATGGAGAATTTGTTCCAAAAGACGAAGCAAAGGTTTCAGTATATGATCATGGCTATTTATATGGCGATGGAGTGTTCGAAGGAATTAGGGTATATAGCGGTAATGTTTTCCGTTTGAGAGAGCATCTTGTCCGGTTATATGAATCAGCGAAATCCATCATGTTAGAAATTCCATATACGTTAGAAGAAGCAACGAAAATCGTTGTTGAAACGATTCGACAAAACAAACTATCTAATGGATATATCCGCCTCGTTGTATCAAGAGGACCTGGGAACTTGGGATTAGATCCCGATTCTTGTACGAAACCAAATGTAGTAGTAATTGCAGAGCAATTATCTTTATTTCCACAAGAATATTATGAAAAAGGGATTCCGATTATAACAGTTGCAACGCGTCGCAATCGCCCGGATGTTTTATCGCCTCAAGTAAAATCTTTAAATTACTTAAATAATATTTTAGTTCGCATTGAGGCGAAATTAGCTGGAGTACAAGAAGCACTTATGTTAAATGACCAAGGATATGTAGCTGAAGGCTCTGGAGATAATGTATTTATTGTGAAGGGAAATAAATTAATTACACCACCAAGTTCTGCTGGAGCGTTAGAAGGTATTACACGAAACGCGATTTTAGAAATCGGCGAAAAACTTGGATATGACGTAAGAGAAGAATTATTTACAAGGCATGATGTATATGTAGCTGATGAAGTGTTTTTAACAGGAACAGCTGCTGAAGTAATTGCTGTTACGACAGTAGATGGAAGAACGATTGGTTTAGGTAGAACAGGGCCACATACGAATCGTTTATTAGAAGAATTCCGTAAATTAGTTGTAGAAGATGGAGAGAAAATTTACGAAGAAAATAAAGTTGGATAA
- a CDS encoding DUF3911 family protein: MACVQIKGTRQEVVEMLQLFDLMDTKGFCKFDNYVEVEPNSRKHNNYTASIDIQSNNSSAQDTLNDQFVSQMLTGVYND; the protein is encoded by the coding sequence ATGGCGTGTGTACAAATTAAAGGAACGAGACAAGAGGTAGTAGAAATGCTACAACTATTTGATCTAATGGATACGAAAGGATTTTGTAAATTCGATAATTACGTTGAAGTAGAACCAAATAGTAGGAAACATAACAACTACACAGCTTCAATCGATATTCAGTCTAATAACAGTTCAGCACAAGATACATTAAATGATCAATTCGTTAGTCAAATGCTTACTGGTGTATATAACGACTAA
- the ilvB gene encoding acetolactate synthase large subunit encodes MSSKTEEKLATGAQLLLEALEKEGVEVIFGYPGGAVLPLYDALYDCEIPHILTRHEQGAIHAAEGYARITGNPGVVIATSGPGATNVITGLADAMIDSLPLVVFTGQVATTLIGSDAFQEADIMGLTMPVTKHNYQVRKASDLPRIIKEAFHIARTGRPGPVVIDLPKDMVVEKGERCSDVQMDLPGYQPNYEPNLLQINKLLQAIATSKKPLILAGAGVLHAKASKELTSFARKYEIPVVHTLLGLGGFPPDDKLFLGMGGMHGSYTANMALYECDLLINIGARFDDRLTGNLAYFAKEAIVAHIDIDPAEIGKNVPTEIPIVASAKQALEALLNFKEGEVNHNDWLSLLNSRKEKYPLSYKEHSECIKPQYAIDMLYEITKGEAIVTTDVGQHQMWAAQYYPLKNPDKWVTSGGLGTMGFGFPAAIGAQIAKPEELVIAIVGDAGFQMTLQELSVLKEHSLPVKVFILNNEALGMVRQWQEEFYNGRYSHSLLSCQPDFVALANAYGIKGVRIEDPLLAKQQLQYAIELREPVVIDCRVLQSEKVMPMVAPGKGVHQMEGVEKR; translated from the coding sequence ATGTCTTCAAAAACGGAAGAGAAACTGGCAACTGGTGCACAGCTATTGTTAGAAGCGCTAGAAAAGGAAGGAGTAGAGGTGATTTTTGGTTATCCAGGTGGTGCGGTTTTACCTCTATATGATGCGCTTTATGATTGTGAAATTCCGCATATTTTAACGAGGCATGAGCAAGGTGCAATTCATGCTGCTGAAGGATATGCAAGAATTACAGGCAATCCAGGAGTGGTAATTGCAACAAGTGGACCGGGTGCTACAAATGTTATTACTGGTCTAGCTGACGCGATGATTGATTCATTGCCACTTGTTGTATTTACAGGGCAAGTAGCAACAACGTTAATCGGGAGTGATGCTTTCCAAGAAGCTGATATTATGGGGCTTACGATGCCGGTGACAAAACATAATTATCAAGTACGAAAAGCATCGGATTTACCCCGAATTATTAAAGAAGCATTTCATATCGCTAGAACAGGAAGACCAGGCCCAGTCGTAATTGACCTTCCGAAAGATATGGTAGTAGAGAAAGGTGAGCGATGTAGTGATGTTCAAATGGATTTACCAGGATACCAGCCTAATTACGAACCGAATCTACTACAAATAAACAAATTATTACAAGCGATTGCGACTTCAAAAAAACCGTTAATTTTAGCTGGAGCAGGTGTATTGCATGCGAAGGCATCGAAAGAATTAACAAGCTTTGCTCGTAAATATGAAATTCCTGTTGTTCATACTTTACTTGGTCTTGGTGGTTTTCCGCCAGATGATAAATTATTTCTTGGGATGGGAGGAATGCACGGTTCTTACACGGCTAATATGGCGTTATATGAATGTGATCTACTTATAAATATAGGAGCAAGATTTGACGATCGTCTTACTGGAAATTTAGCTTATTTTGCTAAAGAAGCGATTGTCGCACATATAGATATTGATCCAGCAGAAATCGGAAAAAATGTGCCGACTGAAATTCCAATTGTTGCGAGTGCGAAGCAAGCATTAGAAGCTCTACTCAACTTTAAGGAAGGGGAAGTAAATCACAATGATTGGCTCTCATTATTGAATAGTAGAAAAGAAAAATACCCTCTTTCTTACAAAGAGCATTCGGAATGTATTAAGCCTCAATATGCAATTGATATGCTATACGAAATTACGAAAGGGGAAGCGATTGTAACGACAGATGTTGGGCAACATCAAATGTGGGCAGCTCAATATTATCCGCTGAAAAATCCAGATAAATGGGTAACTTCTGGAGGCTTAGGAACAATGGGCTTCGGATTTCCAGCAGCAATAGGTGCACAAATCGCAAAGCCTGAAGAACTAGTTATTGCAATTGTTGGTGATGCGGGATTTCAAATGACCCTGCAAGAACTAAGTGTATTAAAAGAGCATTCTTTACCAGTTAAAGTGTTTATTTTAAATAATGAAGCTTTAGGAATGGTAAGACAATGGCAAGAGGAATTTTATAATGGGCGATATTCGCACTCCTTACTTTCATGCCAACCAGATTTTGTTGCGCTTGCCAATGCTTATGGCATAAAAGGTGTTCGTATTGAAGACCCACTTCTTGCAAAGCAACAATTACAGTATGCAATTGAGTTAAGAGAGCCTGTTGTAATTGATTGCCGCGTACTTCAATCCGAAAAGGTAATGCCGATGGTTGCCCCAGGAAAAGGCGTTCATCAAATGGAGGGAGTGGAGAAAAGGTGA
- the ilvN gene encoding acetolactate synthase small subunit, producing the protein MKRIVTATVRNQSGVLNRITGVMTRRHFNIESISVGHTESSDISRMTIVVHVENEQQVEQLIKQLHKQIDVLKVSDITEEAMIARELALIKVATSVARAELYSLIEPFRAAVIDVGKDSIVVQVTGTQEKVEALIELLRPYGLKEIARTGVTAFTRSMKKQDKQVMLIQ; encoded by the coding sequence GTGAAGAGAATTGTAACAGCGACAGTTCGAAATCAAAGCGGTGTGTTAAATCGAATTACAGGTGTTATGACACGTAGACATTTTAATATTGAAAGTATTTCAGTAGGTCATACGGAATCATCGGATATTTCGAGAATGACGATTGTTGTACACGTTGAAAATGAACAGCAAGTTGAGCAGTTAATTAAACAACTTCATAAGCAAATTGATGTACTGAAAGTATCAGATATTACAGAAGAAGCGATGATCGCTAGAGAACTTGCACTTATTAAAGTAGCAACGTCTGTAGCAAGAGCAGAATTATATAGTTTAATTGAACCGTTCCGAGCCGCTGTAATAGACGTTGGGAAGGATTCCATAGTGGTGCAAGTAACAGGTACCCAGGAGAAAGTAGAAGCGTTAATTGAATTACTTCGTCCATATGGTTTGAAAGAAATTGCTAGAACAGGTGTAACAGCATTTACACGTAGTATGAAAAAACAAGATAAACAAGTTATGTTAATTCAATAA
- a CDS encoding YkuS family protein has translation MARIGVENSLTDVQQALQQQGHEVVSLNSENDAHGCDCCVVTGQDSNMMGIADTSIKGSVIKAHGLTTDEICQQVENRT, from the coding sequence ATGGCTAGAATTGGTGTTGAGAACTCTTTAACAGATGTTCAACAAGCTCTTCAGCAACAAGGACATGAAGTCGTTTCACTTAACTCTGAAAATGATGCACATGGGTGTGATTGTTGCGTTGTAACCGGGCAAGATTCTAATATGATGGGCATTGCAGATACATCGATAAAAGGATCTGTAATTAAAGCACATGGTTTAACAACAGATGAAATTTGTCAGCAAGTTGAAAACCGCACTTAA
- the ilvC gene encoding ketol-acid reductoisomerase translates to MKMAKVYYEKDVTVNVLKEKKVAIIGYGSQGHAHAQNLRDNGFDVVVGLRKGKSWDKAKEDGFSVYTVAEAAEKADVVMILLPDELQPEVYEAEIAPNLQGGNSLVFAHGFNVHFDQVKPPANVDVFLVAPKGPGHLVRRTFAEGGAVPALFAVYQDATGVATEKALSYADGIGATRAGVLETTFKEETETDLFGEQAVLCGGVTALVKAGFETLVDAGYQPEVAYFECLHELKLIVDLMYEGGLENMRYSVSDTAQWGDFVSGPRVVTEDTKKAMGAVLAEIQDGTFARGWIAEHKAGKPNFHATNEKENEHEIEVVGRKLREMMPFVQPRVKAGVK, encoded by the coding sequence ATGAAAATGGCGAAAGTTTATTATGAAAAAGACGTAACGGTAAATGTATTAAAGGAAAAGAAAGTAGCAATCATCGGATATGGATCGCAAGGCCATGCGCATGCGCAAAACTTACGTGATAACGGATTTGATGTGGTAGTAGGACTGAGGAAAGGGAAGTCATGGGATAAGGCGAAAGAAGACGGTTTTTCTGTATATACAGTAGCGGAAGCCGCAGAAAAAGCAGATGTAGTAATGATTCTACTACCTGATGAATTACAGCCGGAAGTATATGAAGCTGAAATTGCACCAAACTTACAAGGCGGCAATTCTCTCGTTTTCGCGCATGGATTTAATGTTCACTTTGATCAAGTAAAACCGCCAGCTAATGTAGATGTATTTCTAGTAGCACCGAAAGGTCCAGGACATCTAGTACGTCGTACGTTTGCGGAAGGGGGAGCTGTTCCTGCATTATTTGCCGTATATCAAGATGCAACAGGAGTTGCGACTGAAAAGGCACTTTCATATGCAGATGGAATTGGGGCGACGAGGGCAGGTGTATTAGAAACAACGTTTAAAGAAGAAACAGAAACAGATTTATTTGGAGAGCAAGCTGTACTTTGCGGCGGAGTGACTGCACTAGTAAAAGCTGGGTTTGAAACGTTAGTTGATGCTGGTTATCAACCGGAAGTTGCATATTTTGAATGTTTACATGAACTAAAACTAATCGTTGACCTTATGTATGAAGGCGGACTTGAAAATATGAGATATTCAGTTTCAGATACAGCGCAGTGGGGCGACTTCGTATCAGGACCACGCGTTGTAACGGAAGATACGAAGAAAGCGATGGGTGCAGTGCTAGCAGAAATTCAAGATGGTACATTTGCAAGAGGCTGGATTGCAGAGCATAAAGCAGGAAAACCAAATTTCCATGCGACAAATGAGAAAGAGAATGAACACGAAATTGAAGTAGTTGGACGTAAATTACGTGAAATGATGCCGTTTGTACAGCCGCGAGTAAAGGCAGGGGTCAAATAA